The Phacochoerus africanus isolate WHEZ1 chromosome 15, ROS_Pafr_v1, whole genome shotgun sequence genome has a segment encoding these proteins:
- the NKX3-1 gene encoding homeobox protein Nkx-3.1, translating into MLRAPELRPGEAGTAGCSPRAAPPIQSKPLTSFLIQDILRDRTEQCGGQAGSPQPQPPPQPRRQPDQRRDPEPEPKGGRGSAGAPEDHRSARPRASRREAETPEETEPDRHLETYLLDCENTPGALPSLPPTPKQPQKRSRAAFSHTQVIELERKFSHQKYLSAPERAHLAKNLKLTETQVKIWFQNRRYKTKRKQLTSDLGDLEKHPSLPALKEDGFSRASLIAMHNTYPYYPYLYCLGGWSPAFW; encoded by the exons ATGCTCCGGGCTCCCGAGCTACGGCCGGGGGAGGCGGGGACGGCAGGCTGCAGCCCCCGCGCCGCACCACCCATCCAGTCCAAGCCGCTTACCTCCTTCCTCATCCAGGACATCCTACGGGACCGCACGGAGCAGTGCGGAGGCCAAGCGGGCAGCCCGCAGCCGCAGCCACCGCCGCAGCCCCGGCGCCAGCCAGACCAGAGGCGAGACCCTGAGCCGGAGCCCAAGGGAGGAAGAGGCAGCGCCGGGGCGCCTGAGGACCATAGGAGCGCCCGGCCCCGCGCCTCGCGGAGGGAGGCCGAGACGCCGGAAGAGACCGAGCCAG ATAGGCACCTTGAGACTTATCTGCTGGACTGTGAAAACACTCCAGGCGCCTTGCCGagcctgcccccaacccccaagcAGCCACAGAAGCGCTCCCGGGCCGCCTTCTCCCACACTCAGGTCATAGAGTTAGAGAGGAAGTTCAGCCACCAGAAGTATCTGTCGGCCCCCGAAAGGGCTCACCTGGCCAAGAACCTCAAGCTCACGGAGACCCAAGTGAAAATATGGTTCCAAAATAGACGCTATAAAACCAAGCGGAAGCAGCTCACCTCGGACCTGGGGGACCTGGAGAAGCACCCCTCCTTGCCGGCTCTGAAGGAGGATGGCTTCTCTCGGGCCTCCCTCATCGCCATGCATAACACTTACCCTTACTACCCCTACCTTTACTGCTTGGGAGGCTGGAGCCCAGCTTTCTGGTAA